The genomic region ataacaGGTCATTTCACAAAATATTCTCTTGTGTACAACAAAAACATTCATCATAATTTAGAAGTTTGGCTTGGAGCAGATATGCCGGTTTCTCAGTCGAAGCATTGCTGCTTTCATCTCCTGATTCCTCAAACTATAGATAATTGGATTCAGGAGAGGAGTGATAACTGAGTAAAACACTGAAAGAAATTTATCTAATGAATAACTACTAACTGGCCAAGCATAGATTAAGATTAGTGACCCAAAGAAAAGAGTTACCACTGTGATATGAGCAGACAGCGTAGACAGAGCTTTAGACAGTCCACTAGGGGAGCGATGCCAGACAGTAACTAATATAACAATGTAGGAGACAAGCAAAAGAATAAGACAGATCAGGGAAATCAGCATGCTGAATATGACAAGAAGCAGGTCCTGGATGTAAGTGTCAGTGCAGGCAAGTTTCAACACAAGGGGAAGGTCACAAAAAACATCATCAATCACATTAGGGCCACAGAAGGGCAGACTCACCATAAAGGCCATTTGGCTCATAGTGTGCACAAAGCCAACTGTCCATGAAAACAGCACACTTCCCACTAGAATTCGATGGTTCATGATAGTCACATAGTGGAGGGGCTTACATATTGCAACATATCTGTCAACAGCCATCACTATGAGAAGAACCATCTCACTACCTCCTAAGAGATGAGCCATAAAAATTTGTGCCATGCAGCCCCAAAAGGAGATGGTTTTCCTCTCCCTGAAAAAATCTGTGATCATCTTAGGGAGagttacagtggaaagaattaTGTCAAGAAAGGAGAGGTTGGCGAGGAGGAAGTACATGGGGATCAAGTGCAAGCGGGAGTCAAAAGTTACCATAAGTATAATGAGACAGTTACCAGCCAAGATTGATATGTAGGCAAGGAAGAagatcatgaaaaagaaaatctcaagTTCCCAAGAATTAGTGAGTCCtaacaaaataaattcatttatcgTAGAGTTGTTCTTCATCTCCATCTAAAAATGGTATACTTTGTGTATCCAGAAGTTCTCTGTAGGAAAGGCAATCTGAAAGAAGTCATAATTTCAGGTGAATACTCTTTAGTATACAGAAATAGGCTAAGAATATTAGATATCAAAAACAGATGATATTGAATGCTAACAACTCTTTGATATActttttagcaagtcatttaatctttctaaatctctttcatcaggaataaaatggaaataatgatgtCACCTTTCCCAGGGTTATTTTAAGAATTAAAGATAATTGTACCCTCTAGCCCAGTGTCTGATATATTGTAGACACGAATAAGTGCTTCTTAACttttcattcacttgtttttccatttcCAGCTCTCTGCATGGTGCCAGACAAATAGGTTTTCAAAGAATCTATGTTGAATTGAGTATTAATAACATGCCCAGATAATGCATTGATGTAAACTTTGCTTCAGGTATTATAATTTCCTATAAAAACGAT from Trichosurus vulpecula isolate mTriVul1 chromosome 8, mTriVul1.pri, whole genome shotgun sequence harbors:
- the LOC118830330 gene encoding olfactory receptor 4K13-like; translation: MEMKNNSTINEFILLGLTNSWELEIFFFMIFFLAYISILAGNCLIILMVTFDSRLHLIPMYFLLANLSFLDIILSTVTLPKMITDFFRERKTISFWGCMAQIFMAHLLGGSEMVLLIVMAVDRYVAICKPLHYVTIMNHRILVGSVLFSWTVGFVHTMSQMAFMVSLPFCGPNVIDDVFCDLPLVLKLACTDTYIQDLLLVIFSMLISLICLILLLVSYIVILVTVWHRSPSGLSKALSTLSAHITVVTLFFGSLILIYAWPVSSYSLDKFLSVFYSVITPLLNPIIYSLRNQEMKAAMLRLRNRHICSKPNF